The nucleotide window AGGTCCACAGCGTCTCGCGCAGGTGCTGGTAGAGGTCCGCACCCGCGACGGCGGCGGCCAGATTGGCGGTATCGGAGAGCGGCGAGGACTTGTCTCCGAAATAGGCTCCCGAGATCACCGCCCCCGCCGTGATCGCCGGGCTGAGTTCCATGTTGATGGCAATGCCCACCAGGCCGACGCCGATGGTGCCGACAACCGTCCAGGAACTGCCGATGCTCAGGGAGACAATGGCGCAAATGACGACCGCCGTCGCATAGAAGAAATTCGGGTTGAGCAGTTGCAGGCCGTAGTACACCATGGCCATCAGGGTGCCGCTCATCGCCCAGGTGCCGATCAGGGCGCCGACCGCGAACAGGATCAAAATCGCGCCCACACCGGTGCCGATGCTGGTGCTGGCCGCCTCGCCCAGCGCATCGAGGCTGTGGCCGGCACGCCGTCCGATGAGCGTCGCCACCAGCGCCGCAATCACCAGCGCCACCTGGTTGGGCCCTTTGGCGCCGGCATCGCCGAAGAGGAAGTAGGACAGGCCGACAAGTACGATGAGCGCCAGGATTGGTACCGCCGCCTCGGCCAGGCTGAGCGGTCGGGCCGGTTTGGGGGTCGTTTCGCTCATCGGGGCCCTCATCCTTTATCGTATTCGCATTCGTTCTGGGTGGAAACCAATCAGCCGGAGCCAGGGTGGGTCTTAAAGAGGGCAAGTCATTGCTTTTCTTTAAAATAGCAGAGCGGCAAGGGGTGTCAAGCGGAATTTGGCGGCTCCGACAGGGGCCTCGGCCCGATAGCCTTGGAAAGAGGTGGTAGTGACCGCCGAAAATCTGCTCTTGTGTGAACCGAGGGAAATTATCCTGTTGACAACCAACGGCCCTTCTTGCGATAGCTCGCCTCTAAAATGGACATTTACGCCATCCCCACCTGTTTCAAAGCCGGCTGCCGCGGAAAGACACGATGAACCCGGCCGGTATCTCCCATCATGACTTCCTGCAATGAGGTGATCCATGATCTTCCAGCTTTCGCATGGCGCCAGGTCGGCCGCGTTCTGCGCCCTCATCCTGCTTTCCGTCGGCCAGCCGGCAATGGCCCAGACCCCCACCCTGGCGGAGTGCGCGGCGATCCAGTCGGACACTGAACGCCTGGCCTGTTATGACCGCCTCAGCGGCGCCCGGCCGGCGGCGCCCGAGGAGCCGGCGGCCCCGTCGGAATTGGAGATCGTCACCCCTGCGGAGCCCGTCGCGGCCGCCTCGGCCCCGGCGCCCTCCCTGATCGACGCCGCCTGGGGTTTTGCGCCCGACGCCCCCAAATTCATTCTCAGCACCTACCGCCCCAACTACCTCCTGTTCGCCCGCTACACCGACAGAACCAACGACGAGCCCTTCTCGCCCCTGTTCGAGGCCGCCGGTTCGGACCAGGATATCGACGCCGTCGAGGCGGTCTTCCAGATCAGCTTCAAGACCCGCCTCTGGACCACCGACGACCGGCACTGGGGGGCGTGGATCGCCTACACCCAGCAGAGCCACTGGCAGGTTTACAACGACGACGTGTCGCGCCCCTTCCGGGAAACCAACTACATGCCCACAATCTTCCTGAGCTACCGGCCGGGTCTGGAATTTGCCGGCTTCCACTGGCGGCTGCTCAACTTCGGCTACGTCCACCAGTCCAACGGCCGCTCCGATATCCTCTCGCGCAGCTGGGACCGCCTCTTCGCGGAGTTTGGCATCGAGCGCGGCAACTTCGCGCTCCTGGCCCGGCCCTGGTATCGGATCCCGGAAAGCTCTAGCGACGATGACAATGAGGACATCACCGACTACTACGGCTACGGGGACCTCACCGCGATCTACAAGATCGGGGACCACAGCCTGGCGCTCATG belongs to Desulfobacteraceae bacterium and includes:
- a CDS encoding phospholipase A yields the protein MIFQLSHGARSAAFCALILLSVGQPAMAQTPTLAECAAIQSDTERLACYDRLSGARPAAPEEPAAPSELEIVTPAEPVAAASAPAPSLIDAAWGFAPDAPKFILSTYRPNYLLFARYTDRTNDEPFSPLFEAAGSDQDIDAVEAVFQISFKTRLWTTDDRHWGAWIAYTQQSHWQVYNDDVSRPFRETNYMPTIFLSYRPGLEFAGFHWRLLNFGYVHQSNGRSDILSRSWDRLFAEFGIERGNFALLARPWYRIPESSSDDDNEDITDYYGYGDLTAIYKIGDHSLALMGRGNIREGKGAAQFTWMSPPLLGPLRAYVKGFTGYGESMIDYNWNQSTIGFGFALNDTL